A single Nostoc sp. PCC 7107 DNA region contains:
- a CDS encoding creatininase family protein, which translates to MHSFIPPERFFPYLTWNDIQDMPNKENVVIIQPIGAIEQHGPHLPLIVDAAISVGVLGKALTKLDANIPAYSLPTLYYGKSSEHWHFPGTITLSSETLTAIIMEVGESIYRAGFRKLVLMNSHGGQPQIMQMAARDLHVKYDDFLVFPLFTWRAPNITKELLTPKEAKLGMHAGDAETSIMLAILPEQVKLKKAVAEYPPEQPESTLISWEGQLPVSWTTRDISKSGVIGDATTASKEKGDRILESLSDGWVQVIQDIYAFRLPQS; encoded by the coding sequence ATGCACAGCTTTATTCCCCCAGAACGGTTTTTTCCCTACCTGACTTGGAATGATATCCAAGATATGCCCAATAAAGAAAATGTGGTAATAATTCAACCAATAGGGGCGATTGAACAACATGGCCCCCATTTACCATTAATTGTGGACGCAGCGATTAGTGTTGGTGTTTTGGGAAAAGCCCTGACTAAGCTAGATGCAAACATCCCTGCATACTCTTTGCCCACTCTCTATTATGGTAAATCCAGCGAACATTGGCACTTTCCTGGCACAATTACCCTCAGTTCTGAAACCCTGACAGCCATAATTATGGAAGTGGGAGAAAGTATTTATCGGGCTGGGTTTAGAAAACTTGTCTTGATGAACTCCCACGGCGGACAACCGCAAATTATGCAAATGGCGGCGCGAGATTTACACGTTAAATATGATGACTTTTTAGTATTTCCGCTGTTTACTTGGCGCGCGCCCAATATTACCAAAGAATTGCTGACTCCTAAAGAAGCCAAACTTGGTATGCACGCTGGAGACGCTGAAACTAGCATTATGTTGGCAATTTTACCAGAACAGGTGAAACTCAAAAAAGCTGTTGCTGAATATCCGCCAGAACAGCCAGAAAGTACTTTAATTAGTTGGGAAGGACAATTACCAGTATCTTGGACGACACGCGATATTAGTAAAAGTGGGGTGATTGGTGATGCGACAACCGCCAGCAAAGAAAAAGGCGATCGCATCCTGGAATCTCTTTCTGATGGTTGGGTACAAGTTATTCAAGATATTTACGCCTTTAGGCTACCACAGAGTTAG
- a CDS encoding ROK family protein yields MVDENGSIRTLSVDIGGSGVKAMVLDITGTPLTERARVDTPSPARPEVVINAIAVLAAAQGDFHRVSVGFPGVVRCGVTETAVNLHSDWVGFDLATVLSQRLNKPVRVINDADMQGLGAIAGKGVELVVTLGTGFGSALFVDGKLVPNMEMGHHQFRKKQTYEEQLGRAALQKYGEKKWNRRLEKAIISLQHLFNYDYLYIGGGEAVKINLQLPLNVKLVPNVTGLLGGIALWRD; encoded by the coding sequence ATGGTTGATGAAAATGGTTCAATTCGCACTTTATCAGTTGATATTGGTGGTAGCGGTGTTAAAGCGATGGTTTTGGATATTACTGGAACTCCCCTCACAGAAAGGGCGAGGGTAGATACACCATCCCCAGCAAGACCGGAAGTGGTAATTAATGCGATCGCAGTTTTAGCCGCCGCCCAAGGTGATTTTCATCGCGTTTCGGTGGGTTTTCCTGGTGTGGTGCGCTGTGGAGTCACAGAAACAGCGGTAAATTTACATTCTGATTGGGTTGGCTTTGACTTAGCCACAGTATTGTCTCAACGTTTAAATAAGCCAGTACGGGTAATTAATGATGCAGATATGCAAGGCTTAGGTGCGATCGCTGGTAAAGGTGTAGAGTTAGTCGTTACCTTGGGGACTGGCTTTGGTTCAGCTTTATTTGTTGATGGTAAACTTGTGCCAAATATGGAAATGGGACACCATCAGTTCCGCAAAAAACAGACTTACGAAGAACAATTAGGACGTGCAGCTTTACAAAAGTATGGCGAGAAAAAATGGAACAGACGCTTAGAAAAAGCGATCATCTCTTTACAGCATTTATTTAATTATGATTATCTTTATATCGGTGGTGGTGAAGCTGTGAAAATTAATTTACAACTACCACTTAATGTCAAACTTGTTCCTAATGTGACAGGTTTGTTAGGTGGAATTGCTTTGTGGCGCGATTAG
- a CDS encoding N-acetylmuramoyl-L-alanine amidase has protein sequence MSFRDWATRVLLISLMFTALSVALLIGKINQLKTHPITSSNQEITTNWSEYPQTQLQSSKNQPTKSSVTTRQNVGRYRTTEAFAQYQPRYQIAAVDPSNYGDRYTQDVNGVKLTNQPIIVIHETGYSADSAINFFQTPHEDESVQASYHTLIKLDGTVVYLVPPEKRAFGAANSVFESFNGVETVQTNPNLSPSVNNFAYHVSLETPPDGRGDNYIKAHSGYTQEQYHSLAWLIAQSQIPEDRITTHQQVDRSGQKIDPVSFDFDQFLTLLNTYRQISPVYRAQG, from the coding sequence ATGAGTTTTAGAGACTGGGCAACCAGGGTGCTATTAATTTCTTTAATGTTCACCGCTTTGAGTGTGGCACTCTTGATTGGCAAAATTAACCAATTAAAAACGCATCCCATCACGTCATCAAATCAAGAGATTACTACCAATTGGAGTGAATATCCCCAAACACAATTGCAATCCTCTAAAAATCAACCTACTAAATCTTCAGTTACTACCAGACAAAATGTTGGCAGATATAGAACTACAGAGGCTTTTGCTCAATATCAACCCAGATATCAAATCGCTGCGGTAGATCCAAGTAATTATGGCGATCGCTATACTCAAGATGTTAATGGTGTAAAACTCACCAATCAACCAATTATTGTCATACATGAAACTGGTTATTCTGCCGATAGTGCAATTAATTTTTTTCAGACACCTCATGAAGATGAAAGTGTCCAAGCCAGTTATCATACATTAATTAAACTAGATGGCACAGTTGTTTATTTAGTACCACCAGAAAAGCGAGCTTTTGGGGCGGCTAACTCAGTATTTGAAAGCTTTAATGGCGTTGAAACTGTCCAAACTAATCCTAACTTATCACCATCTGTAAATAATTTTGCCTATCATGTTTCTTTAGAAACACCACCCGATGGACGCGGTGATAATTATATTAAAGCTCATAGCGGCTATACTCAAGAACAATATCATTCTCTAGCTTGGTTAATTGCTCAAAGTCAAATTCCCGAAGACCGCATCACTACCCATCAACAAGTTGATCGTTCTGGTCAAAAAATTGACCCAGTAAGTTTTGATTTTGATCAATTCCTGACTTTACTTAATACCTATCGTCAAATCAGCCCAGTTTATCGAGCGCAGGGGTAA
- a CDS encoding phytase yields MSCQICVDAKRLARGIAFSYPDLSIPKNMQAGTTITNVGFLGQQIFATGFIPSGVAGIVNGTPTQVGGLSGLAYDAANNRYYAISDDRSQIGPARFYTFTGNPANNNVTFTNVTPLRDSNGNLFAALSLDPEDIVLTNNGTVFISSEGEVNPGAGRVTNPFVREFSLSTGQEVRSLTIPTKFLPVITAGNTQTSGVRNNLALESLTITPDQTTLFTATENALFQDGAVASVTSGTPSRILQYNLATGQPEREYLYVTDPVAETPVPETAFSTNGLVDLLAIDNRGTILAVERSFSTGISGTGNTIKIYEISLQGATDISSIDSLNSLTAEQLAAIQPAQKRLVLNLNDLDLPTGLDNVEGIEFGPTLPDGRQSIVLVSDNNFSPTQFTQILTLGADLIPTVTPTVETSPALLDDDIQNADADDPAIYVNATNSADSLVLTSVKNGGLRVYNLSGELLQTFNPGDIRYNNIDLQYGFQLGNQTIDIAVASDRENDQLAIFKINPNPTTPGAYLEDITDSSISTIFQAAPFEPPYSSDERSAYGLALYRSPQTNDYYAFVSRRETGDVAQLRLIDRGNGQIGAELVREFTIPTTEGRSPQTEGMVVDQETGYLYIGQEDVGIWKFDAEPFGSNTGTLIDRVRDLGGTNLTNDVEGLTIYYGSDGQGYLLASSQGDNTFVAYNRAGNNEYIGSFAVGNNGSIDSVQESDGADVINVPLGANFLSGVFITQDGSNDPAVLVEDDGEIENISSNFKFVPWENIANAFPEALTIDTTGYNPRNPDTSQFVPRVTLKGFASLPADTFAEGPRSGSAITGNTNGRNVPFAAQPVQGFSGVQVADDNSFYFLSDNGFGSQNNSADYLLRIYRVDPSFRGAEPGGNGSVNILNFIQLSDPDNKVPFQIVNENTSDRLLTGADFDVESFVIAEDGTFWIGDEFGPYLLHFDATGKLLDAPIPTPNITNLNTLNGQAPIVIGHRGASGELPEHTLGSYMLAIQQGADFIEPDVVVTKDGVLIARHEPNIINTTNVLDHPEFADRRRTKVIDGIAEDGFFVEDFTLAEIKTLRARIQPSFRTQAFNDLYEIPTLQEIIDLVKQVERETGKQIGIYPETKHPTYFASVGTRLDGTPINQDISQKLVDLLVANDFTNPERVFIQSFEVGNLRQLNDVILPAAGIDLPLIQLLDARDVRVDGSLIEYQPFDFEVSGDTRTYADLRTPEGLREIATYAEGIGPWKRMIVSVRGVDANGDGMADDVNGDGLVNDADTTLTAPTSLVSDAHDAGLLVHSYTFRNEGRYLASDYNGDPQAEFRQFIQLGVDGYFTDFPGTGDLVRDQLTGQFVRSPQNPDVRNLREFNTLSGDAPLVIGHRGASGLRPEHTLEAYALAIAQGADFIEPDLVATKDGRLIARHENALAILNNDGSVNLTDTSTDVYLRPEFANRLTTKVIDGRTIRGWFTEDFTLAEIRTLNAIERLPGLRGTRFNNDGLKVPTLEEIIDLVQQVEAETGRKIGIYPETKHPTYFAVEGRRIDGTPINTSLGQLLVDVLVAENFTDSDRVFIQSFEVGNLRELRQNILPAAGIDIPLIQLIGGATGQPYDFQFNGDTRTYGDLIRPTGLAAIATYAVGIGPNKRLIIPATTVDRNGDGRPDDLDGDGSITDADRVLGTPTTLVADAHAAGLQVHPYTFRNESVFLASDYNGDPLAEYRQFIELGVDAYFTDFPGVGDLVRDQFVGQPAVANLGGSRGFEGLAISPDRQTLYPLLEGTVAGDPAGSLRIYQFDVASQQYQGLVGYYRLDNPNYAIGDFTVINDHEYLVIERDNNQGSAAQFKKIFKVDFSQRDANGFVEKQEIADLLNIQDPNDLNQDGSTTFTFPFVTIENVLVLDANTILVANDNNYPFSQGRPGDIDNDEIIVLELDRPLNLATSVVSITSTTPNAVEGDSTPGTFRISRVGNTNTALTFNYTVGGTANSSDYDSLTGTATIAAGRTYVDIAVTPIDDNLVEGNETVTLTLVDGNNYNLGTTNTAATVTITDRDRPLTQTPNSDIFTIKGSGAKTRLQVDLTRRGSNRTNEIGVFTVDDAAGRINGIAPGEAGYTAAALDRAKTIFSAVNRGLNTADVSRLLEFDSGDQIRFYVVSNGTSDDVRAGNISSNSVIFANPNTQRITNLGNDTFSLAWEFQPGNGQPFQDLVVNIQSTDTVLPIGTALQGQSQAELIDLRNVTELVTADFVVSKDAAYRNYASFYRVTDVNGGIDLNGDGQADILPGQAGYTEAAVRNRVPGIDLTANTGRTTYEATFQGGYIYAPFIIANGTPEAILDSNPRNPAVYFPFLGANARQTDQIALLGSNIFGFEDLPRSGDRDFNDLIVRVDLNIA; encoded by the coding sequence TTGTCTTGCCAAATTTGCGTAGACGCGAAGCGGCTTGCCAGGGGCATCGCCTTCTCCTATCCTGATTTATCCATACCCAAAAATATGCAAGCTGGTACAACTATCACCAACGTCGGATTTTTAGGACAGCAAATTTTTGCGACGGGCTTTATTCCCTCTGGTGTAGCGGGAATCGTCAATGGTACACCTACTCAAGTGGGTGGTTTGTCTGGTCTTGCTTATGATGCTGCTAATAACCGTTATTATGCCATCTCGGACGATCGCTCTCAAATCGGCCCCGCCCGCTTTTATACTTTCACTGGGAATCCTGCTAATAATAATGTGACGTTTACAAATGTCACTCCTCTACGAGATAGCAATGGAAACTTGTTTGCGGCGTTGAGTTTAGACCCAGAAGATATTGTCTTAACTAACAACGGTACAGTTTTCATTTCTTCCGAAGGAGAAGTAAATCCTGGTGCTGGTCGGGTGACAAATCCCTTTGTGAGAGAGTTTTCTCTCAGCACAGGCCAAGAAGTGCGTTCTTTGACTATCCCGACAAAATTCTTACCAGTAATCACAGCAGGTAATACTCAAACCTCTGGTGTGCGGAATAACTTAGCTTTAGAAAGTCTTACCATCACCCCAGACCAAACAACTTTATTCACCGCCACAGAAAACGCCTTATTCCAAGATGGGGCAGTGGCTTCTGTTACATCTGGTACACCTTCGCGGATTCTGCAATACAACTTAGCTACCGGACAGCCAGAAAGAGAATATCTGTATGTAACTGACCCAGTAGCAGAAACACCTGTACCGGAAACTGCATTTAGCACTAACGGCTTAGTAGATTTACTGGCTATTGATAATCGCGGGACAATACTAGCTGTAGAACGTTCGTTTTCTACAGGAATTTCTGGTACAGGTAATACAATCAAAATTTACGAAATCTCTCTCCAAGGTGCAACTGATATCAGCAGTATTGACTCACTCAATAGTTTAACTGCGGAACAATTAGCTGCAATTCAACCAGCCCAAAAACGCTTGGTTTTAAATTTGAATGATTTGGATTTACCAACAGGGTTAGATAACGTTGAAGGGATAGAATTTGGCCCTACTTTACCAGATGGTCGCCAATCAATTGTTTTAGTTAGTGACAACAACTTCAGCCCTACCCAATTCACCCAAATTCTCACCTTGGGTGCAGATTTAATTCCCACTGTTACGCCGACTGTTGAAACCAGCCCTGCTTTATTGGATGATGATATCCAAAATGCCGATGCAGATGACCCAGCAATTTATGTCAACGCCACCAATTCCGCCGACAGCTTAGTATTAACCTCAGTGAAAAATGGTGGGTTGCGGGTTTACAACTTATCTGGGGAATTGTTGCAAACCTTTAATCCTGGCGATATCCGTTACAACAACATTGATTTGCAATATGGCTTTCAATTGGGGAATCAAACCATTGATATTGCTGTAGCCAGCGATCGCGAAAATGATCAACTAGCAATCTTCAAAATTAATCCTAACCCCACAACTCCCGGTGCATATTTAGAAGACATTACCGACAGCAGCATCAGTACTATCTTTCAAGCAGCACCCTTTGAACCGCCTTATTCATCCGACGAACGCAGTGCTTACGGTTTGGCGCTATACCGCAGCCCCCAAACTAATGATTACTATGCCTTTGTCAGCCGTCGAGAAACTGGAGATGTCGCCCAGCTAAGATTAATTGACAGAGGTAACGGTCAAATTGGTGCTGAACTAGTGCGGGAATTTACTATTCCTACCACAGAAGGGCGATCGCCTCAAACCGAAGGGATGGTAGTTGACCAAGAAACAGGCTATCTCTACATCGGTCAAGAAGATGTCGGTATTTGGAAATTTGACGCAGAACCTTTTGGAAGCAATACAGGTACACTGATTGATCGCGTCCGTGATTTGGGTGGTACCAATCTCACCAACGATGTCGAAGGATTAACTATCTACTATGGTAGCGATGGTCAAGGCTATCTGTTAGCTTCCAGCCAAGGCGATAACACCTTTGTGGCTTACAACCGTGCAGGTAATAACGAATATATCGGTAGTTTTGCTGTCGGGAATAACGGATCAATTGATAGCGTACAAGAATCTGATGGCGCAGATGTGATCAATGTGCCTTTAGGTGCTAACTTCCTATCAGGCGTATTCATTACTCAAGACGGTTCTAATGATCCCGCCGTACTGGTAGAAGATGATGGCGAAATCGAAAACATCAGCAGTAACTTTAAATTTGTCCCTTGGGAAAACATCGCCAACGCCTTTCCAGAAGCTTTAACCATCGACACCACAGGTTACAATCCTCGCAACCCCGATACTTCCCAGTTTGTCCCCAGAGTCACCCTCAAAGGTTTTGCTTCCCTTCCTGCTGATACCTTTGCTGAGGGGCCAAGGTCTGGTAGTGCAATTACCGGGAATACCAACGGACGGAATGTCCCCTTCGCCGCCCAACCAGTACAAGGGTTTAGTGGTGTGCAAGTGGCGGATGATAATTCCTTCTACTTTTTATCTGACAATGGTTTTGGCAGTCAAAATAACAGCGCAGACTACCTATTGCGGATTTATCGGGTTGATCCGAGTTTCCGGGGTGCAGAACCGGGTGGGAATGGTAGCGTCAATATTTTGAACTTTATTCAGCTATCTGACCCTGATAATAAAGTACCTTTCCAGATTGTGAATGAAAACACCAGCGATCGCCTGCTCACTGGTGCAGATTTTGATGTTGAATCTTTTGTGATTGCGGAAGATGGAACTTTCTGGATTGGGGATGAGTTTGGCCCTTACTTACTGCACTTTGATGCAACCGGTAAACTGTTAGATGCACCCATTCCCACACCCAACATTACCAATCTCAATACTTTAAACGGTCAAGCACCGATTGTGATTGGACACCGAGGCGCAAGCGGAGAACTACCAGAACACACCCTTGGTTCTTATATGCTGGCGATTCAACAGGGTGCAGATTTCATCGAACCGGATGTTGTGGTGACAAAAGATGGTGTATTGATTGCCCGTCACGAACCGAATATTATTAACACCACCAACGTTTTAGATCATCCCGAATTTGCCGATCGCCGCAGAACAAAAGTTATTGACGGTATCGCTGAGGATGGTTTCTTTGTCGAAGACTTTACCCTAGCAGAAATCAAAACTCTCCGCGCGAGAATCCAACCGAGTTTCCGCACTCAAGCCTTTAACGATTTGTATGAAATTCCTACCTTGCAAGAAATCATCGATTTAGTCAAGCAGGTAGAAAGAGAAACTGGTAAACAAATCGGCATTTATCCTGAAACCAAACATCCTACTTACTTTGCATCAGTTGGGACTCGTTTGGATGGCACACCCATCAATCAAGATATCAGTCAAAAATTAGTTGACTTGTTGGTTGCTAATGATTTTACTAACCCTGAGCGAGTATTTATTCAATCTTTTGAGGTCGGTAATCTCCGTCAACTCAATGATGTGATTTTACCTGCGGCTGGAATTGATTTACCGTTAATCCAGTTGTTAGATGCCCGTGATGTGAGAGTTGATGGTTCGCTGATTGAGTATCAACCTTTTGACTTTGAAGTTAGTGGCGATACTCGCACATACGCAGATTTGAGAACACCCGAAGGTTTGCGAGAAATTGCCACCTACGCCGAAGGAATCGGCCCTTGGAAGCGGATGATTGTATCTGTTCGCGGTGTGGATGCAAACGGCGATGGAATGGCTGATGATGTCAACGGTGATGGATTAGTTAACGACGCAGATACAACCTTAACTGCACCAACTTCTTTGGTGAGTGATGCCCATGATGCAGGCTTGTTAGTACATTCATACACATTCCGCAACGAAGGACGTTATCTCGCATCAGATTATAACGGTGATCCTCAAGCGGAGTTTCGCCAGTTTATTCAATTGGGTGTAGATGGTTACTTTACTGATTTCCCTGGGACTGGTGATTTGGTGCGTGACCAATTAACCGGGCAGTTTGTTAGGTCTCCCCAAAACCCCGATGTCCGCAACCTGCGCGAGTTTAATACCTTAAGTGGTGATGCACCATTAGTTATTGGACACCGTGGCGCGAGTGGTTTGCGTCCTGAACATACCTTAGAAGCATACGCACTAGCGATCGCTCAAGGTGCAGATTTCATCGAACCTGACTTAGTAGCTACCAAAGACGGACGTTTAATCGCCCGTCACGAAAATGCTTTGGCAATTCTCAACAATGATGGTTCAGTTAATCTGACTGACACCAGCACTGATGTTTACCTGCGTCCTGAGTTTGCTAATCGGCTAACTACTAAAGTTATTGATGGTAGAACTATCAGAGGTTGGTTTACCGAAGATTTCACCCTGGCAGAAATCAGAACACTGAATGCGATCGAACGCTTACCGGGCTTGCGGGGAACTCGATTTAACAATGATGGCTTGAAAGTTCCTACCCTCGAAGAAATCATTGATTTAGTGCAGCAGGTCGAAGCCGAAACTGGGCGGAAAATCGGCATTTATCCCGAAACCAAACACCCCACTTACTTTGCTGTTGAAGGTAGACGCATCGACGGCACACCCATCAATACCAGTCTGGGACAATTGCTGGTAGATGTCTTAGTTGCGGAAAACTTTACTGATTCCGACCGCGTATTTATTCAATCTTTTGAGGTGGGTAATCTGCGGGAATTGAGACAAAATATTTTACCCGCAGCCGGAATCGATATCCCCTTAATTCAGTTAATTGGTGGCGCGACAGGTCAACCTTACGACTTCCAATTTAATGGTGATACTCGCACTTATGGTGACTTAATTAGACCTACAGGACTCGCGGCGATCGCTACTTACGCAGTCGGGATTGGGCCAAACAAACGCTTGATTATCCCCGCTACAACAGTAGACCGTAACGGTGATGGTAGACCAGATGACCTCGATGGTGATGGTTCAATTACCGACGCTGATAGAGTCTTGGGTACTCCCACAACCTTAGTCGCAGATGCCCACGCCGCAGGTTTACAGGTACATCCTTACACCTTCCGCAATGAAAGTGTGTTTTTAGCATCTGATTACAACGGCGACCCACTGGCAGAATACAGACAATTCATTGAGTTGGGCGTGGATGCTTACTTTACCGATTTTCCCGGTGTCGGTGATTTAGTCCGCGACCAATTTGTTGGACAACCAGCCGTTGCTAACCTTGGTGGTTCGAGAGGTTTTGAAGGTTTAGCCATCAGTCCCGATAGACAAACTCTGTATCCATTATTAGAAGGGACTGTGGCTGGTGATCCAGCTGGTTCACTACGGATTTATCAATTTGATGTCGCCTCCCAGCAATATCAAGGTTTGGTTGGTTACTACCGTTTAGATAACCCCAATTATGCTATTGGGGACTTCACCGTCATCAACGACCATGAGTATTTGGTAATTGAACGGGATAATAACCAAGGTAGCGCTGCCCAGTTCAAAAAAATCTTCAAAGTTGACTTCTCACAACGGGATGCTAATGGTTTTGTTGAAAAACAAGAAATCGCAGATTTGCTGAATATTCAAGACCCCAACGACTTGAATCAAGACGGTAGCACAACATTTACCTTCCCCTTTGTCACCATTGAAAATGTCTTGGTACTAGATGCAAACACCATCTTGGTTGCCAATGATAATAACTATCCCTTCTCTCAAGGCAGACCAGGAGATATCGACAACGACGAAATAATTGTTCTGGAGTTAGACAGACCGCTGAATTTGGCTACCAGTGTGGTTAGCATTACCAGCACTACACCTAATGCCGTAGAAGGTGATTCCACTCCTGGAACTTTCCGCATTTCGCGCGTCGGTAATACCAATACTGCCTTGACCTTTAATTACACTGTTGGCGGCACTGCTAACAGTAGTGATTACGACAGCCTCACCGGGACTGCAACCATCGCTGCTGGTAGAACCTACGTGGATATTGCCGTTACACCAATTGATGATAACTTGGTCGAAGGTAATGAAACTGTGACTTTGACTTTGGTGGATGGTAATAATTACAACCTTGGTACAACCAACACAGCAGCCACCGTCACCATTACCGATCGCGATCGCCCCCTCACCCAAACTCCCAACAGTGATATCTTTACCATCAAAGGCAGTGGTGCTAAAACCAGACTGCAAGTAGACCTCACCAGACGCGGTTCCAATCGCACCAACGAAATCGGTGTGTTTACTGTAGATGATGCTGCCGGACGAATCAACGGTATTGCCCCAGGTGAAGCAGGTTACACCGCTGCTGCTTTAGACAGGGCAAAAACCATCTTCTCGGCGGTGAATCGTGGCTTGAATACTGCTGATGTTTCCCGATTACTAGAATTTGACTCAGGCGACCAGATCAGATTCTATGTAGTCAGCAATGGTACTAGTGATGATGTCCGCGCTGGTAATATCTCCAGCAACAGCGTCATCTTTGCTAATCCCAACACCCAAAGAATCACCAACTTGGGGAACGATACATTCTCTCTCGCTTGGGAATTTCAACCGGGAAATGGTCAGCCTTTCCAAGATTTGGTGGTAAATATCCAATCTACCGACACGGTTTTACCAATTGGTACAGCTTTGCAAGGTCAATCACAAGCCGAACTTATTGACTTACGTAACGTTACAGAATTAGTAACCGCTGATTTTGTAGTTAGCAAAGATGCAGCTTACAGAAACTACGCCAGTTTCTACCGAGTCACCGATGTGAATGGTGGTATTGACCTCAACGGTGATGGTCAAGCAGATATCTTACCTGGACAAGCTGGTTATACTGAGGCTGCTGTCAGAAATCGTGTTCCAGGGATTGACCTCACAGCCAACACTGGTAGAACAACTTACGAAGCAACCTTCCAAGGAGGTTATATCTATGCACCATTTATCATTGCTAATGGCACGCCAGAAGCGATTTTAGATAGTAACCCCAGAAATCCAGCGGTTTACTTCCCCTTCTTAGGTGCCAATGCTAGACAAACCGACCAAATTGCTTTGTTAGGTAGTAATATCTTTGGCTTTGAAGATTTACCAAGAAGTGGCGATCGCGATTTCAACGATCTAATTGTTCGCGTTGATTTAAACATCGCCTAA